A genomic stretch from Eretmochelys imbricata isolate rEreImb1 chromosome 24, rEreImb1.hap1, whole genome shotgun sequence includes:
- the LOC144279814 gene encoding free fatty acid receptor 3-like — translation MAPQPEERALYLSIYLLTILTGFPTNLLALHALIRKLRRKATPNCILLLNLTLSDLCFLAFLPFKVAEAGAGRWPLPAFLCPLSGLFYFSTIYSSTLFLTAVSVERYLAAAYPILYKLRRRPAYAILASLGLWMCSLAHCSIVYVTELQPGSGPANGTSAFASSRDLCYDDFTPSQLRVLLPMRLELGIVLFLVPSLLTSFCYCGFMWVVVSSPHIRRGKKQRAVGLVAATLAVFIVCFTPYNVSHVVGFVQRASPAWRDKALLLSTFNASLDPVIFYFSSSAVQHSCRRFLARLWGVCSLPPLARKVFYRRTEKLTPGQPQEQCRGLGRSQICCSKL, via the coding sequence atggccccgcAGCCCGAGGAGCGCGCCCTGTACCTCTCCATCTACCTGCTGACCATCCTGACCGGCTTCCCCACCAACCTGCTGGCCCTGCACGCCCTCATCCGCAAGCTGCGGCGCAAGGCCACCCCCAACTGCATCCTCCTGCTCAACCTCACCCTCTCCGACCTCTGCTTCCTGGCCTTCCTGCCCTTCAAGGTGGCCGAGGCCGGGGCCGGGCGCTGGCCGCTGCCCGCCTTCCTCTGCCCCCTCAGCGGCCTCTTCTACTTCAGCACCATCTACTCCAGCACCCTCTTCCTGACGGCCGTCAGCGTGGAGCGCTACCTGGCCGCGGCCTACCCCATCCTCTACAAGCTGCGGCGCCGACCCGCCTATGCCATCCTGGCCAGCCTGGGCCTGTGGATGTGTTCCTTGGCCCACTGCAGCATCGTCTACGTGACCGAGCTGCAGCCAGGCAGCGGGCCGGCCAACGGCACCAGCGCCTTCGCCTCCTCCAGGGACCTCTGCTACGATGACTTCACCCCCAGCCAGCTGCGGGTGCTGCTCCCCATGCGCCTGGAGCTGGGCATCGTCCTCTTCCTGGTGCCCTCCTTGCTCACCTCCTTCTGCTACTGCGGCTTCATGTGGGTGGTGGTCTCCTCGCCCCATATCCGCCGGGGGAAGAAGCAGCGGGCCGTGGGCTTGGTGGCCGCCACCCTCGCTGTCTTCATCGTCTGCTTCACACCCTACAACGTCTCCCACGTGGTGGGCTTCGTCCAGCGGGCCAGCCCGGCCTGGAgggacaaggccctgctcctgagCACCTTCAACGCCAGCCTGGATCCCGTCATCTTCTACTTCTCCTCCTCCGCTGTCCAGCACTCCTGCCGCAGGTTCCTGGCCCGCCTCTGGGGcgtctgctccctgccccccttggcCAGGAAGGTCTTCTACCGACGAACGGAGAAGCTGACGCCGGGGCAGCCCCAGGAGCAATGCAGAGGCCTTGGGCGCAGCCAGATTTGCTGCTCCAAGCTGTGA